From one Burkholderiales bacterium genomic stretch:
- a CDS encoding CoA transferase yields the protein MPLDVPPLKGLKVIELGTLIAGPFCARILAEFGAEVIKIEAPDGGDPLRQWRKLYKGTSLWWLVQARNKKSLTLNLRLPQGQEIVRKLVKNADVVVENFRPGALEKWGLGWDSLSAINPGLVMVRLSGYGQTGPYRDMTGFGAIGESMGGMRFLTGYPDRPPVRVGISIGDSIAAMYGVIGALMAIYHRQANRGRGQVVDVALYESVFSLMESLLPEYDMLGFVRERSGASLPGIVPSNTYSCRDGKYVVIGANSDSIFKRMMLAIGREDLANDPSLASNAGRVRRTEELDNAISEWTSQRGLKDVLRTLNAADVPASKIYSIADIVEDVHYQARQMIQQFELRDGQPLKIPGIVPKLSETPGRTDWLGPELGEHTAEILSALGIDSEQQVILKQQGVI from the coding sequence ATGCCATTGGATGTCCCTCCTCTCAAGGGTTTGAAAGTAATTGAATTGGGCACGCTGATTGCCGGACCCTTTTGCGCAAGAATCCTCGCGGAATTTGGGGCCGAAGTAATCAAGATCGAGGCGCCTGACGGTGGCGATCCGCTCCGGCAATGGCGCAAGCTGTACAAGGGAACGTCGCTTTGGTGGTTGGTGCAGGCGCGCAATAAGAAGTCGTTGACGCTGAATCTGAGGTTGCCACAGGGCCAGGAAATTGTGCGCAAGCTGGTGAAGAATGCGGACGTCGTGGTCGAAAATTTTCGGCCTGGCGCTTTGGAAAAATGGGGCTTGGGCTGGGATAGTCTTTCGGCGATTAATCCCGGATTGGTCATGGTGAGGTTGTCGGGTTACGGGCAAACCGGACCTTACCGGGACATGACCGGGTTTGGGGCTATTGGCGAATCCATGGGCGGAATGCGATTTTTGACCGGCTATCCTGATCGGCCGCCGGTGCGCGTGGGAATCAGCATAGGCGATTCAATTGCAGCAATGTACGGCGTGATCGGCGCGTTAATGGCGATTTATCATCGCCAGGCGAACCGCGGGCGCGGGCAAGTGGTGGATGTAGCGTTATACGAATCGGTATTCAGCCTGATGGAAAGTCTGCTGCCGGAATACGACATGCTGGGCTTTGTACGCGAGCGAAGCGGAGCATCGCTTCCGGGCATCGTTCCTTCCAATACGTATTCCTGTCGTGATGGAAAATATGTGGTGATCGGAGCAAATTCAGACAGCATTTTCAAGCGCATGATGCTGGCCATCGGGAGGGAGGATCTCGCAAATGATCCAAGCCTCGCGAGCAATGCGGGGCGCGTTCGGCGCACCGAAGAGCTGGATAACGCGATCAGCGAATGGACTTCGCAGCGTGGTTTGAAAGACGTTTTGCGGACTTTGAATGCGGCGGACGTTCCGGCAAGCAAGATCTACAGCATCGCCGATATTGTCGAAGACGTGCACTATCAGGCGCGACAGATGATTCAGCAATTTGAACTCAGGGATGGCCAACCACTCAAGATTCCAGGAATCGTGCCTAAGCTGAGCGAAACACCCGGTAGGACCGATTGGCTCGGGCCCGAACTGGGTGAGCACACCGCAGAAATACTTTCCGCGCTGGGCATCGATTCGGAGCAGCAGGTAATATTAAAGCAGCAAGGAGTTATTTAA
- a CDS encoding dienelactone hydrolase family protein, whose translation MTNILLPGIEVATSDPVTASVIWLHGLGADGNDFVPVVNELGLPRQLAVRFIFPHAPMQPVTINNGYVMRAWYDVMNPDFSFREDEAGVRRSQGEIEKLIANEKNRGVKTSRIVLAGFSQGGAMALHTGLRHPDRLAGIMALSGYLPLASTLAAEASAAGREVPIFMAHGTSDPLIPFPLASLSRGHLEQLGYQVEWHQYPMAHSVCVEEIQDIGSWLARILAQRASPRSFK comes from the coding sequence ATGACAAATATCCTGCTGCCTGGCATCGAAGTTGCGACCAGCGACCCTGTTACAGCATCAGTAATCTGGCTGCACGGTTTGGGCGCGGACGGCAATGATTTTGTCCCCGTTGTAAATGAATTGGGATTGCCAAGGCAACTTGCGGTGCGCTTCATTTTTCCGCATGCGCCAATGCAGCCGGTGACGATCAACAATGGCTATGTGATGCGCGCATGGTACGACGTTATGAATCCTGATTTTTCATTTCGCGAAGACGAAGCGGGCGTGCGCCGCTCGCAAGGCGAAATAGAAAAACTCATTGCCAACGAAAAAAATCGCGGCGTCAAAACTTCACGCATTGTGCTTGCCGGATTTTCACAGGGCGGTGCAATGGCCCTGCACACAGGATTGCGCCATCCAGACCGACTGGCGGGGATTATGGCACTTTCAGGCTATTTACCGTTGGCTTCGACGCTGGCCGCCGAAGCTAGTGCCGCCGGTCGGGAGGTACCGATTTTCATGGCCCACGGTACATCTGATCCACTGATTCCGTTTCCGCTCGCAAGCCTCTCCCGAGGGCACCTCGAACAGCTGGGGTATCAGGTGGAATGGCATCAGTATCCCATGGCACATTCGGTATGCGTTGAGGAAATACAGGACATCGGCAGCTGGCTGGCACGCATTCTCGCCCAGCGTGCGTCACCGCGCTCCTTTAAATAA
- the mog gene encoding molybdopterin adenylyltransferase, whose protein sequence is MSNELLIGVVSISDRASQGIYQDQGIPSLQEWFERALASPWKMVSRLIPDEREQIEKTLKELVDEAGCNLIVTTGGTGPAPRDCTPEATLAVADKELPGFGEQMRAVSLKYVPTAILSRQVGVVRKKTLIVNLPGQPKAIKETLDGIFAAVPYCIDLIGGPYIETHEDIVKAFRPKSAIRPPR, encoded by the coding sequence ATGAGCAATGAACTTCTGATAGGGGTGGTCTCCATCAGCGATAGGGCCTCGCAAGGTATATATCAGGACCAGGGCATTCCCTCGCTACAAGAATGGTTTGAACGCGCGTTGGCGAGCCCGTGGAAAATGGTGTCGCGACTGATTCCCGACGAACGAGAGCAGATCGAGAAGACTCTCAAGGAGCTTGTGGATGAAGCCGGCTGCAATTTAATCGTGACCACCGGAGGCACCGGTCCTGCACCTCGTGACTGCACTCCCGAGGCAACACTCGCGGTAGCCGACAAGGAGCTCCCCGGCTTTGGTGAGCAAATGCGCGCAGTAAGCCTTAAATACGTGCCCACCGCGATTCTCTCGCGCCAGGTGGGTGTGGTCCGAAAGAAGACGCTGATAGTAAATTTACCCGGGCAGCCCAAGGCAATCAAGGAAACGCTGGATGGAATTTTTGCCGCGGTCCCCTACTGCATCGACCTCATCGGCGGTCCGTATATCGAGACCCACGAAGATATCGTCAAGGCATTCCGTCCGAAATCGGCGATTCGCCCGCCCCGGTAG
- a CDS encoding transglutaminase domain-containing protein produces the protein MNRRDFLGASAVVSALAALPPFIRRTSAAALSDIQQAGWRIFEITTDVELEAGGQPRLWLPVPLYQDTGYQRLVSNELTGNMVRAGIYRDKKYGAPAFYAEWDDKSTAPQLQLVSQFATRNRSVDFSRPQPAPFNKDEIELYLKPTRHIPTDGIVSETSRQIVGNMTDPVDKSRAIYEWIVDNTFRDPKVRGCGIGDISFMLETGNLGGKCADINALFTGLARAAGVPARDVYGVRVATSANFKSLGKSGDISKAQHCRAEFFDARYGWIPVDPADVRKVVLEEEGKIIPIDHPKVLQARAKLFGYWEMNWVGFNTACDVLLQPSPGESLNFFMYPYAQTADGKPDSLDPQGFRYQMTSREITA, from the coding sequence ATGAACCGTCGAGATTTTTTAGGAGCATCGGCAGTGGTATCTGCGCTCGCTGCGCTCCCGCCCTTTATCCGCCGGACTTCAGCGGCGGCGTTAAGTGATATACAGCAAGCCGGCTGGCGCATTTTTGAAATCACCACTGACGTTGAACTCGAAGCGGGTGGACAACCGAGATTGTGGTTGCCGGTCCCGCTTTATCAGGACACCGGATACCAGCGCTTGGTATCTAACGAATTGACAGGCAATATGGTTCGCGCCGGCATCTACCGAGATAAGAAATACGGCGCCCCGGCTTTCTACGCCGAGTGGGATGACAAGTCTACCGCGCCCCAGCTTCAGCTCGTGAGCCAGTTTGCGACCCGCAACCGTTCCGTAGATTTTTCGCGCCCGCAGCCAGCCCCGTTCAATAAAGATGAAATCGAGCTTTACTTGAAGCCCACCCGCCATATTCCGACTGACGGCATCGTGAGCGAAACCTCAAGACAAATCGTCGGTAACATGACCGACCCGGTAGATAAATCGCGCGCGATTTACGAATGGATCGTGGACAACACGTTTCGCGATCCGAAAGTACGCGGCTGCGGCATTGGTGACATCAGCTTTATGCTGGAAACCGGCAATCTGGGCGGCAAGTGCGCCGACATCAATGCGCTGTTTACCGGTCTGGCGCGCGCTGCCGGAGTACCGGCTCGGGATGTATACGGCGTGCGGGTGGCGACTTCCGCCAACTTCAAAAGCCTGGGAAAAAGCGGCGATATCAGCAAGGCGCAGCATTGCCGAGCCGAATTCTTCGATGCGCGTTACGGCTGGATTCCGGTCGACCCGGCGGATGTACGTAAAGTGGTGCTGGAGGAGGAAGGCAAGATTATTCCCATTGATCATCCAAAAGTCTTGCAAGCGCGCGCCAAGCTGTTCGGCTATTGGGAAATGAACTGGGTGGGCTTCAATACTGCATGCGATGTGCTGCTGCAGCCTTCGCCCGGGGAATCGCTGAATTTTTTCATGTATCCTTACGCGCAAACTGCTGACGGCAAGCCCGACAGCCTCGACCCGCAGGGTTTCCGCTACCAGATGACTTCGCGTGAGATTACCGCGTAA
- a CDS encoding universal stress protein encodes MKVLLAVDGSAHSRRATSALIKQIALYKRQPEVVLINVYYPVPNVNFGPFVSRKMVVRYYHEQADRALAASRRMLDKAGVRYQANVLAGPIAPTIVKQCRAKRCVLIIMGTRGMGGVGNMLLGSTATKVIHLAKVPVVLVK; translated from the coding sequence ATGAAAGTACTCCTGGCAGTGGACGGATCCGCGCATTCCAGAAGAGCTACGAGTGCGCTGATCAAGCAAATTGCGCTCTATAAGCGCCAGCCCGAAGTGGTATTAATAAACGTTTACTACCCCGTTCCGAATGTGAATTTCGGACCTTTTGTAAGCCGCAAGATGGTTGTGCGCTACTACCACGAACAAGCGGATCGTGCACTCGCTGCGAGCAGGCGTATGCTGGATAAGGCCGGGGTTCGGTATCAGGCCAACGTGCTCGCGGGGCCGATTGCGCCGACAATTGTCAAACAATGCCGCGCCAAGCGCTGTGTGCTAATAATCATGGGCACTCGAGGCATGGGCGGCGTGGGCAATATGCTCCTGGGTTCCACCGCCACCAAAGTGATCCACCTTGCCAAAGTGCCTGTAGTCTTGGTCAAATAG